One region of Micromonospora lupini genomic DNA includes:
- a CDS encoding DEAD/DEAH box helicase — protein sequence MTLTAALPTSADPDTLFDAFAGWAKERGLDLYPHQEEAVIEIVSGANLIMNTPTGSGKSLVAIAAHFAALADSRTTFYTAPIKALVSEKFFALCEVFGAENVGMLTGDASVNADAPIICCTAEILANLALREGVKADVGQVIMDEFHFYAEPDRGWAWQVPIIELPQAQFILMSATLGDTTRFVDDLTRRTGRPTAVVRTAERPVPLIFSYAMTPLHETLEELLETKQAPVYVVHFTQAAALERAQALTSVNVCTRAEKDMIAEAIGGFRFTSGFGKTLSRLVRHGIGVHHAGMLPKYRRLVETLAQAGLLKVICGTDTLGVGINVPIRTVLFTGLSKYDGVRTRLLKNREFHQIAGRAGRAGYDTIGRVVVQAPEHVIDNEKALAKAGDDPKKRRKVVRKKPPEGSIGWGQPTFDRLVDAEPEPLTSSFQVSHSMLLNVIGRPGDAFTAMRHLLTDNHEEPTAQRRHIRRAIAIYRALRAGGVVEELPEPDETGRRIRLTVDLQLDFALNQPLSPLALATIELLDAESPSYALDVLSVIESILDDPRQILSAQQFKARGEAVAAMKAEGIEYEARLELLDDVTHPKPLAELLEAAYEMYRQGHPWVADHQLSPKAVVRDMYERAMTFTEYVQFYGLTRSEGLVLRYLADAYKTLRQTVPEDAKTEELIDLIEWLGELVRQVDSSLIDEWERLRNPSDVAEVAQAHAALTDRPPAVTRNARAFRVLVRNALFRRVELAALRRWDLLAELDAEDGWDYDAWAEALAPYFEEYDSIGVGPDARGPALLMIEQGRERWTVRQSFDDPNGDRDWGISAEIDLVASDEVGAAVVRITDVGQL from the coding sequence ATGACGCTCACCGCCGCGCTCCCGACAAGCGCCGACCCCGACACCCTCTTCGACGCGTTCGCCGGTTGGGCGAAGGAGCGCGGCCTCGACCTCTATCCCCATCAGGAGGAGGCGGTCATCGAGATCGTCTCCGGCGCCAACCTGATCATGAACACGCCCACCGGCTCGGGTAAGAGCCTGGTGGCCATCGCCGCGCACTTCGCGGCCCTCGCGGACAGCCGGACGACCTTCTACACCGCGCCGATCAAGGCACTGGTGTCGGAGAAGTTCTTCGCGCTCTGCGAGGTCTTCGGCGCCGAGAACGTCGGCATGCTCACCGGTGACGCGAGCGTCAACGCCGACGCCCCGATCATCTGCTGCACGGCGGAGATCCTGGCCAACCTCGCCCTGCGCGAGGGCGTCAAGGCCGACGTCGGTCAGGTGATCATGGACGAGTTCCACTTCTACGCCGAGCCCGACCGGGGCTGGGCCTGGCAGGTGCCGATCATCGAGCTGCCGCAGGCCCAGTTCATCCTGATGTCCGCCACCCTGGGGGACACCACCCGGTTCGTCGACGACCTGACCCGCCGTACCGGGCGGCCCACCGCAGTCGTGCGCACGGCGGAGCGGCCGGTCCCGCTGATCTTCTCGTACGCCATGACGCCGCTGCACGAGACCCTGGAAGAGCTGCTGGAGACCAAGCAGGCCCCGGTGTACGTCGTGCACTTCACCCAGGCTGCCGCGCTGGAACGCGCCCAGGCGCTGACCAGCGTGAACGTCTGCACCCGCGCCGAGAAGGACATGATCGCCGAGGCGATCGGCGGCTTCCGGTTCACCTCGGGCTTCGGCAAGACGCTGTCCCGGCTGGTCCGCCACGGCATCGGCGTGCACCACGCGGGCATGCTGCCCAAGTACCGCCGACTCGTCGAGACCCTGGCCCAGGCCGGCCTGCTCAAGGTCATCTGTGGCACCGACACCCTCGGCGTCGGCATCAACGTGCCGATCCGCACGGTGCTGTTCACCGGCCTGTCCAAGTACGACGGGGTCCGTACCCGGCTGCTGAAGAACCGGGAGTTCCACCAGATCGCCGGGCGAGCCGGCCGGGCCGGCTACGACACCATCGGCCGAGTCGTCGTGCAGGCCCCCGAGCACGTCATCGACAACGAGAAGGCTCTCGCGAAGGCCGGCGACGACCCGAAGAAGCGGCGCAAGGTGGTCCGCAAGAAGCCGCCGGAGGGCTCGATCGGCTGGGGGCAGCCCACCTTCGACCGACTCGTCGACGCCGAGCCGGAGCCGCTGACCTCCAGCTTCCAGGTCAGCCACTCGATGCTGCTCAACGTCATCGGCCGGCCCGGGGACGCGTTCACCGCGATGCGGCACCTGCTCACCGACAACCACGAGGAGCCCACCGCCCAGCGTCGGCACATCCGCCGGGCCATCGCCATCTACCGGGCCCTGCGCGCCGGCGGGGTCGTCGAGGAGCTGCCCGAGCCGGACGAGACCGGCCGACGGATCCGCCTCACCGTCGACCTCCAGCTCGACTTCGCGCTCAACCAGCCGCTCTCCCCCCTCGCCCTGGCCACCATCGAGCTGCTCGACGCCGAGTCCCCGTCGTACGCGCTCGACGTGCTGAGCGTGATCGAGTCGATCCTCGACGACCCCCGGCAGATCCTGTCCGCGCAGCAGTTCAAGGCGCGCGGCGAGGCGGTCGCCGCCATGAAGGCCGAGGGCATCGAGTACGAGGCCCGCCTCGAACTGCTCGACGACGTGACCCACCCGAAGCCCCTCGCGGAGCTGCTGGAGGCCGCGTACGAGATGTACCGGCAGGGCCACCCGTGGGTCGCCGACCACCAGCTCTCCCCCAAGGCCGTCGTCCGCGACATGTACGAGCGGGCCATGACCTTCACCGAGTACGTGCAGTTCTACGGGCTGACCCGCTCGGAGGGCCTGGTCCTGCGCTATCTGGCCGACGCGTACAAGACGCTGCGCCAGACCGTGCCCGAGGACGCCAAGACCGAGGAGCTGATCGACCTCATCGAGTGGCTCGGCGAGCTGGTCCGCCAGGTCGACTCCAGCCTCATCGACGAGTGGGAGCGGCTGCGCAACCCGTCCGACGTCGCCGAGGTGGCCCAGGCGCACGCGGCGCTTACCGACCGGCCGCCGGCGGTGACCCGTAACGCGCGGGCGTTCCGGGTGCTGGTGCGCAACGCGCTGTTCCGCCGCGTCGAGCTGGCCGCGCTGCGCCGCTGGGACCTGCTCGCCGAACTGGACGCCGAGGACGGCTGGGACTACGACGCGTGGGCCGAGGCCCTCGCGCCGTACTTCGAGGAGTACGACTCGATCGGCGTCGGGCCGGACGCCCGAGGACCGGCACTGCTCATGATCGAGCAGGGGCGGGAACGGTGGACCGTCCGGCAGAGCTTCGACGACCCCAACGGCGACCGCGACTGGGGCATCAGCGCCGAGATCGACCTGGTCGCCTCGGACGAGGTCGGGGCGGCGGTCGTCCGGATCACGGACGTCGGCCAGCTCTAG